The proteins below are encoded in one region of Helianthus annuus cultivar XRQ/B chromosome 2, HanXRQr2.0-SUNRISE, whole genome shotgun sequence:
- the LOC110908184 gene encoding extensin-like yields the protein MSTRGGIRIGTPPHSGSSRYSPLREEPEMGESSHPVSEVTSAPIAPLPPQNFGEPIPTYASSAPFNPFEQIYPPGYDYTGDPYWIASNYSSLPPEGPFGGTWATGQSTFGYPSHGYQQPLPPQPPQYPPPPQAPMMSPPQVQEILQGIDNVRREMRHELREERRHNRGMFKKMVDLIKGKGKKDY from the coding sequence atgtctacacgaggggGAATTCGCATCGGCACCCCTCCGCATTCTGGTAGCAGCCGATACTCGCCTCTGCGCGAAGAGCCTGAGATGGGGGAATCTTCGCATCCTGTCTCAGAAGTAACCTCTGCGCCTATCGCGCCACTGCcaccgcagaactttggagagccaatcccGACTTATGCTAGCTCGGCACCGTTCAATCCTTTCGAGCAGATATACCCTCCGGGTTATGACTATACAGGAGATCCCTACTGGATAGCTTCGAACTACAGCTCTCTCCCACCGGAAGGTCCTTTTGGAGGTACCTGGGCTACGGGGCAATCGACTTTTGGATACCCCTCgcatggataccagcagccgTTGCCTCCTCAGCCACCGCAGTATCCGCCACCGCCGCAGgcaccgatgatgtcgccacctcaagttcaagaaatcctgcaagggatagaTAATGTGCGGCGAGAGATGCGACATGAACTGCGGGAAGAACGCCGACATAACCGCgggatgtttaagaagatggtagACTTGATCAAGGGAAAAggcaagaaggattattaa